From the genome of Nicotiana tabacum cultivar K326 chromosome 17, ASM71507v2, whole genome shotgun sequence:
AGTTTCAGTTTAACTTATACTTCGGCCATTAGAAGATTCAGTTAGCCAGAGGGATCTGCAGTGCATTAGAAAGTATTGATAATACCATTTATTAGCTAAATTTTATAACTGAGACAATATATCCAACAGATTACAAGCAACCAAATGACTGGAAAGAGCAAGCATAACAAATGAAGAAGAGGCATTGGAAATCCAATCCAAGAATGTAAAAGTGACTTGCTTTCCAATAATCTTTACTAAaagttttttttcatttcaaattgtACATCATAGTTCGTCTTTCAAACCATCACAAGATAATGTCCCTTTGACTGAATTGAATCGATAATTACTTTGTTTTAATGTTATATTAACTCAAAAGTTAAATTTTCACCACTTCTTACATGTTTAAACATACAGGACTTCCCAAAATCTAAACTGAATATTTAAAAGGTTTGTACATTTCTTTCTTGCAAACACTAAAAACCCTCGTTGGGCGAACATGCCATGTCCTACCAAGATACTCAATATAAATACAGGGAGTAGATAAGTGAAACAAGAAGCTAGTTGGAAAATGATTTCACCTTTGTCAACGAATTGACCACTAGGTCTAAGATCCATTAATTGAAAAACTTTCTCACTTGCCCCAATAGACTGCATCAATGATGATAAATTGTCCCCCACCCACCATGTAGAATAAATCAACCATTCACTGTACAATATGAATTTTGTAAGTTGTTCTGCTGTAATATGACCAGCCAGAATTGACATTCCTCCTACCAGCACAGCAATAACCTAAAAGTCAAAGCACAAAATTGGACTTCACTTTAAATGATTAACTGAAaaactttctttcaaacaatTAGCAAAGAAGACTATTATTATTTGACCTGATCTAAAGACAAACAGTAGAATCTGCAGATGATTATGAAAAATTATCTGATTGTAAATGAGAAGCATCTATCTCTTTCTATCCAAAACCATTGAAAGGAAATGGTTGTGTATGCTTTATTAGATGAAACTGTGAATTCCAGAAGTTTCTCAAGTAAAAATATGCAAGTCGTGGAAGTGCTAAATGATGTAGGGATGCATTTTCAGGGAATACTTGAGATGCTGGGAGCATTAGCCAAAAATATTGTTTACGAGGTTGCACTGACAGGGATATGAGTGTCATACACAAGGACAGGGTTGTATTTGACACATATACCTTTAATTTCAACTTTTAGCACAATTTTCCAGCTGCATTTGAAGGAGCTGGACGATTTACTTGTCTGATGGAACATGAAGGGTGACATAGGTCTACAAAGAGGAATTGATGCAAAAATATAAAGGGCAAGGTAAGAGAAATCAAGGTAAGACTTACAATTTGCAAGTATAGGGTTTAAGTTCTGCACGGAGAATGTATCAACTAAGAGAAAAAGCAGTTGATAGCAAGAAGACTGGTCAAACAATCAACACCTCTCTAGAAAAGGAACCAAGCAATAGCGCAAACGTGTCACTCAAGAGACACAGTAGCATGCAGTTTAGCAAGGTGTCACCCACTGATATTTAAATAGTTTTTAACATTCGGGATTCAGAtgctgcatatatatatatatatattgataaatgatgctgCATAAATACTTTTAAGTAATGCAAATGGCTGAGTAATGAGATGTAACAATGTCTAAATGCTGGAAAGCAAGGGCTAAAGAAGAGTGTGTTTTCCATGTGAAAGATCTTTCTGAAAATCCATCGATCATTTTCCTTCTAAGTAAATTTAAATTGATCTTGGAGAAAGCATTCCCTGTTATGTTTAGCTTCTGTATTACATTTGTTTTCAGAACATAGAGCTCCCGATTTTTTAAATGTCTTTCTTTCAAAGAGAGTTCCTCATTTATCAACCAAGGAAAAAAGATGGAAGGTACAAAGGAGAAGAAAGATACTCCAGTGTTCAACTGTGGAAAGAGTTTGACCTGTGCTGAGTGATAGAGTGTGTTGAAGCTAAAGTTCCAATATCCATAAGCAGCACTTTGACGCAAGCTTATATCAGCTAACTTCCCTAGCCACCGTGCATACCTGTTCTAGAAGATGGTCATTTTCGAACTCTTGTTAATACTGAGCAACTTGATATAATTATATTTTGCGTATGTTCTATGCTTACTCCTGGCAGTGCTAAACAAAACACAAAGGGAATAAAATCCCTTCTGTTAAGTAATACCTTCCCAGTTCTTGTTCCTCAGTTCCATACACTCGTACAGTCCTCATGAGGGATAATGTCTCTTGGGCAACCTACATCACATCAAAGGATATGAAATCATTAAAAATTTAACTTATAACATCTTGGGAAAAAATGGACCAATTAACTTCTTAAGATTACTTCATTTGCAGAAGCAGTGTACTCCTGAATTAATTTAGCTGCTTTCTTCTGGTATCTATGAAAAGAAGCAGGCACatagagagagagacagagagttAGAAGAAGTTCAGGAAATCATAAATTGCAATAATTCTCAAGTATAAGTTTTTTTCACCTACTTGAACAAGGTATTATGGTACTCATTTGCTACTAAGAGAATGTAGCATAATATAGCAACTAATGAAAATGCGATTTAAAAGAAGAGACCAATTCTATAACTAGAGTTCACATGACTGTGGATGGGAAATTGGTTCAAAGACCAACTTGGCCCCTTTTATCAAGATAACCAAGAGTGGCCTTATTCCGGCTTCAAAGCCTGATGAATAATGCCCCTCCCCAATCCCCAACCCCAACCCTTCTCTACCTAAATACCAGACTTGGTTCACCATTTTGCTATTGGACCAAAACCCTGGGGCAACAAAGGCTAGCTTGGCCCTTGTCACTATTTGTTTAATTTCCTAAAGTAAGAGTTAAGTTCATCTCTTACTATAAAAAAGTCAGTCTGTACATTATCAACTCAAAAAAGTAGTGACCAAAAGTTTTAGTAAAACGGTTATCCTTGGAACTTCTCATTTTTAATAGATGTAAAACCATGCACGGTATACTGTCACCTACATCTATCTGGTAAATAAGATTCTAAGTTAATATACATCTGATTCATACCAGTAAAACAATGAGCGAAAACTTACTGGCCATACAACAGCATTATCGTAAGAAGTGCACAGCAGATAACCAATGTGCACAATCCCAGTGGTGGGGACAAAATCAACAAATAAGCTAAAGCACCTGTTCCCTGGAAAGGACAAAAGTAAATTACCAACTCAAAAATGAATATCGGAACACATTAGACATCTTAGGAAATCTTACCTGGAGAACATTACGTAAAATCAGATTTAGGTCATTTCCAATTACGCGAGAGACTTGTTGACAATCTGCCCCTAGCCTACTTGTCAAATCACCAACTGTTTCAGAATCAAAAAAGGATATATCCTACAAAGAGGGTAAGCAGAAATATATAAGGATCTGCGCTTCATATAGAAGCAATTTTGATGATGCTTTAGTTGTGTTTAAGCAAATAGGAATTCCTGAAACCTGAAGAAGAAGAGTGGAATACAATTTTTCCCTCATTCGCTGGACCTGCAAACGAAGATGAAGTGCAAGGCGATTAAACCATCTTTGTTTCTTGACGACTTTAACCTTTAAAAGACTATTTAAATGGTCCTGATTTTATAGTGTCTGATAGAAGTAAAGATACAATACTAGATGTTTAGGCCAGTTCATGACAGACACCAGTATAACCCCAACAAAAAGACAATACGATTATATGTATATGATCACTGCATTGTTCTATTCTTCTAAAATGTGATGTAAGACTCACCAGGATCATATTTGCGAGCCCAAAAAAGCAACCTCGCACACCACTATTGGAGAAGCAGATGAACAAGTATGTATGTTAGGATACTCACAAAAATGCAGGTAAGTAGGGTGACAATGCAAAATAATACTAATGTGCATTATGTCCGTTTGAAATGATACAAAAACCTGCATATTCCGGAAATGATGCAGAGCACTACCAAGATGCGCACATTCCGGTGGAACACTGTGATACTGCTACTTTGCGCCGAAAAGATGGATGCTGTCAGAAAATGCGGGATACTAATTTCTGATAACTGATGCCAAGTAACTTCCAGTTAGTAATTATTTACTCCTACTATTTTCTTTTGTCCaatttagaaagaaagaaaaaaactgtTCGTTCACGTACAGCAGTAATAATGAGTGCAGTAAAAGCAGCAAGAATAAGCAAACCATCTTGAGCTATCAATTCCCACATTCTATGAAGAGCACGCACAACAGTCACAGGCTTTGCCGTTACTCCAACATCATCCACATCAAGCCTCCACCAATTTCCGCCCGGAAATACATTCCGAACAAATTCCATCCATTTCACCCCCAGCTTCTCACTAGAATCGGCTTCTTGTACGGAGTATCCATTAATTGAAGCCGAATTTAGGGGAGATATGTACCGATATCGCTGATTTATCGAATTGCTAGAGAAAGAGAATCGGGTTTTGGATTGAGACCTTTTGTGAAGAATGTTCTTTGGATTTTGCCTTTTCTGTACAGAATATACAATTCTTACTCCAGGTTGAAATTGCACACTTGACAGAAACAACGCCATATAGCAATAATGAATTAACAGAGCAGAGGAATTGAACCTTTAGTTTCAAGACTCGAATTTTGTGGGAAATTGGTGTCTTCTCAAATAAAACGAAATTTTACTTGTGAGGCTATGGGCTTCCCAAAACTACTTCCATGTGTTTCCCTTTGAAAAGAAGGGACCCACAATATAATATGATGACGTGCTTCTTTGAAGAACTAGTGTACTAAAAAAGAATCAAATCAAAACATAGTTATAGTTAAAAGaaaatgagagaatgaaacaaaacCAAATTACAGTATATTTGGAgaagagaagcagaaaaagaaacaCAAAGATGTTAACTTTCTCGTACCTATATAAGGTAAAGAAATGGCAggttaaaaagggaaaaaataaaaagatgcgCATAGCCTTAAAATGAATTCTATGAATCTGGTCGGAAAAGAATTTCTATGAGTCTGGTTTACATTTAAAGATTATATGAAAACAAATTTGCAAACAAAGAGCTCTAATTTTCTTGATAATTTTCTTCATTGGATCAGAAAATGAATCTAGtagtgtttacccgaaaaaacggatagagttgaatttatacgtagttctaaggatacgtggtgtAATTTGgtacaaattgaaaaaataagtagaaatatatcgaatattgactgtaaaaaggAATGAATACAAACCCAAATTGAGTTGGCCACTGCCAATTTTGGACCGTCGCTgtaaaatctataaatagccccttccttcattatttcaaacttttacctttaaaccttTTTCATTCCAATCTTCGCATTCCTTCGCCTTCTCCAAAGATTCCTATTTCCAGGTTTTAGAATTACTTTGCTTGttcttctcaaaacaccaaacacTTCAATCTCCCTTCTTCTTTGTTCACAGAAATTTAGATGGCCAAAACGTTTAAAATCGTTCCGCAAAAAGAGGTCGCTGCTTCATCACGATCCGCCGGCGGTGAGGATGCGGCGGAGCCTCGCCTTGAGGAATTCTTTCCGGTAGGGTGTTCAACTGTCAgtgattttaaggttgaaaaaccttcttCGGTACCGGGCCGATGTGAGCCGATGTCGAGGTACCAGTGTACAATCACCGAGAAAATTCTCGAGAAAGTCAAACAAGAATGCAAGTGGGATGATAAGCATGTGGTAATCCCATCGCCTGATGAATCAATTACTACCCATGTGGAAGGTTTTCTAAGTGGTTATACTTATCCTTTCATGTTGGGTCCTTTAGACCCTGTCATCGTCGCCTTTTGCAAGAGATACGACGTGACCCTtggccaggtccatccttctttttggagaatagtgattcttcTCCGATTTTTCtcgagcaaaatcgaggggtatcttttcaccctcgatcaccttatgcgcCTTTATAGTCCCAGACTTTACCGAGGAGGGTTAATCAAGCTTCCTCGCCGAGCCACCAAAGCGtcgttctcgagtatagacgagaCTCATGATCGAGGTTGGATGGATCGCTTTGTTCGAGTCAAAACCTTGGACCTGATCCCTGCCGATGACATGCCGGTTCctaagaaatggaatatgaaccgTGAGCACTTATTTCCCTTTGTTCGTTTTAATTTTGTGACTGCCTTTCATTTTCTTGATCCATTTTTGCTTTCTTGTCACAGTCGTGGATCGGATGTCGGAACCGATTCCGGATCTTAAACAATGGGTTGAAGGTCTGGTGTTGCAGAGACCGTACTCCAAGCGTGCTTGGGTGgaattatcaaagggtcgatgggaagTCCGTAATCATGGTAAGTCTCTTTCTTAATTTGTTTGTCATTTGTTCTTCTTTACTTGTTTATCCCCCTTTTTCCCTTTGTAGGACTCGGGAAGGATGTTTCCATGAGGGCCCCATCTGGTGATGAAGAGGTTCCTGCCCCGAAGCAGGTtaaataaaagaagagaaaagacgtACCGAGTTCCCCGGTCTCGGAAAAGAAAAAACCGGCTAAGAAATCTCACAAGCCAGAGGGGGGTTCCGGTGTCAATCGATTCGCCGATtaagctcgtctcacactcgtctgaccatctgaacggggcacccttctgggtcaacctggtcaatggtGCTGCTATAGATaagaacccttccacaaaccgacagTATTAGCCCGCCAAACttaagaaactccggatctctgtggCTGAAGTGGGTCtgggccagttctgaactgcctcaatcttcttagggtccacctgaatgccctctgctgatacaacgtgccccaagaaagagACAGAATCCAACccaaactcgcactttgaaaacttagcatataactggttgtctcttAGAGTCTAAAGTACAATctgaagatgttgctcgtgctcccctcaactgcgggagtagatcaagatatcatcaataaacacagtAACAAAGGAGTCCAAGAAGggcttgaacactcagttcatcaaatccataaatgttgttggggcatttgtcaacctaaaagacatcactagaaactcataatgcccgtaccgagtccgaaaagctatcttagggacatcggatgccctaatcctcaactgatggtatccagaccgcaaatcaatcttcgaaaatactttggcaccgtgaagctgatcaaataagtcatcaatcctcggcaggggatacttgttcttgatggtgactttgttcaactgtcgataatctatgcacatcctcatcgatccatccttcttcttcacgaacaacacaggcgcaccccagggcaagacactaggtctaatgaagcccttatcaagcaaatcctgcaactgctctttcaattctttcaactctggcgggtccatgcggtatggcggaatagaaatagactgagtgcccggaaccaagtcaatacagaagttgatatccctgtcgggtggtatccctggcaagtctgcaggaaacacctctggaaactcacgaacaactggtactgaatccatggaaggaacctccgtactagaatcgcgaacataagaCAAATaatctagacaccccttctcgaccatacaccgagccttcatataagagataaacctactggtagaatggccaagagtctcgctctactctaatcgaggcaaacccggcaaggctaaggtcactatcttggtgtgacaatccaatatagcatgataaagtgacagccaatccatacccaagataacatcaaagtctaccatatcgagaagtagaagatctagactagtctcaagactcccaatggtaaccacacacgagcgataaaaatgatctacaataatagcatctcccacaggtgtggacacatacacaggagcactcaaagaatcacgaggcacaaccatttatgaagcaaaataggatgacacgtaggaataagtagaacccaaATCAAATAGAaatgaagcatctctactgcaaactgaaacagtacatgCGATAACAACgttagatgactcagcctcaggcttgGCTAGAAAAGCATTGCATCTTGGCTGGgaccccaccactctgaactacatctctaggaacggccctagctggctggcctccacctctagcggcatGACCtttacctctaatggcctgacctccacctctagttgcttgacccctacctctagctggctgagcgggcggtgaagCACCCAGTAccgggaccatggcacgagaaccctgatgctgtgaGTTGCCCGATGcttgagggcaaaatctagcaatgtgcctcagatcaccacaagtataacaggacctcggctACTATGACTGCTAACCCTGAAAccgaccctgtcgacctgagtaaccaccctgaaactctggagcggaggtgcactaataggagatggtggtgcactataagctAGATGGTTGGAATAGGGCATACGAGGGCCACGGCCACTTGAGgcccgtgggatgcctggagtgctgaatgaaatggcttgtgaggatggcctctaccaaaagtacccctgcctccagatgaggcatcGCTGAAACCCCCGGAATGAcgtggtctcttgtcagacccctgacctccctgagcaagaaccatctcgactcgcctagCGACATTGGCAAGTCCGTCAATAAATCTCCTCccctctctctctcagtaggaagcagaagaagagcatgactggccaaatccacaaaacgggtctcatactgggtaacagttaTACTGCCATGTTGGAAATACTCGAACTGACGacgatgctcctctctcaatgtgatagggagaaacttctctagaaagagctgagagaactggtcccaagtaagagcaggcgatccagctggtctggtcaacaaattatctctccaccatttcttggcggaaccaatcatctgaaatgcagcaaattcaaccccattggtctccactatacccatgttctgaagcacctcatgacagctgtaGAGATACTCTCggggatcctctgaagaagcACCACTAAAGTGAATTGGAAAGAGATTGGTAAATATGTCCAATCtctataaagcctcagaagacatagctgacccatcGTCGgcatgtgccgcaacaactggctgaactactccgactggatgagctgctggagtctgatactgggagccatctgctccggagtgtgggtagaaggagtctgtgctcctcctccagcctgagagatggctagtGCCATGGGGAATGCgctagtctgggccacactctccataaggcccaccaaacggaccaaagcatcctgaagcactagggtggcaatgaacccctctggtaCCTGAGCTGGCCCGGCAGGAACAGtatgggctggaacctcctcgtcaaactctacctgaggctccactactggggctgctgctcgagctctgggctgagccctacccttacctcggcctctggcatgtCCTCGACctttgcccctcgtaggagctgccactggaggctctggttgCTGCTTAGCTGAAAATGCGttacgtgtcctcgccatctgcgagagaataagagtagaatagttcaattagcattgagagaacaaaaatTGCATGACagggaagaatagaagtgaaatttgttcctaaacttcatagcctctagaagataagtacaaacgtctctgtaccgatccttcagactctactaagcctgctcgtgaattgtgagacctaggcaacctagtgctctgataccaacttgtcacgacccgaaatttcccaactttcgggaccgtgatggcgccaaaCATTTCacttctaggcaagccaacgttagaggattattaagccaatccttattcaattcaataaataaCAGCAAATAAGGTAAAACGAATTAAAACGAGTGCAGAATAATATAACATCCTCAATATTTACtacaacccggatctggagtcacaattcacaaacttctaggatttactacaagtaaaagtctgaaagaaatacaactgtttgaacgaaagaaacagtaaaaaaccaaaaaatatagatggggacttcaaggtctgcgaacgccaacatatctaccttgagtctccgatgaACCTGTCCGAGCTGCTATGCCTCTCGATCAAGGACCAATACCAAAATATGCAtaggaagtgcagagtgtagtatcagtacaatcgaccacatgtactggtaagtgtcgagcctaacctcgacggagtagtgacgaggctatgaaaagacacctacataacaaacttgtgcaatttaacagtatatgtacaaataaCAGCAAGGAAAAAAACTTGAGAggtaatatcgggagggggaacatgctgaggggaatacgaGATAGAGAACTACAACATAATGGTAAAttgaacaaccaatatactatgaaccaataagaacaagtaaacacagtaaaggaaaaatgcacggtatcacccttcatgcttttactctcaacctcaccataaaatcaatagaaacgacacgacatcacccttcgtgcattaactctcataacatggaacgacatcacccttcgtgcattaacactaacaatatggcacggcatcaccctttgtgcattaacactcacaatatggcatgacatcacccttcgtgcattaacactctcccttaccataatgcaatgaacaaataacaacagggagaaagaataacaagtacaagccttagttcaacatttggttccacaatatcaacctcaacttcggaatcaatactcaattatcactagaagatctgtaaacatgataagaacgatcaatttaataatactagtctaaacacggataacatgaacaaagaaagctataattgcaagaaaccaagccccacccgcatgctttaacccgactacaatgcataagtactcgtcacctcacatatacattgttccccaacatttaaacatgtagcaaatagacaaacaagtcttattctctcaagtcaaggttaatcacgacatttacctcgctctgaagaccaaactcaaagctcaaccacggctTTTCCTTTCAAACATGCCttcgaaccaatagaatctagtaatttaccaaccaaacgattcaaattaagccttaggaactacccatgattataaagaattcaatttaggccattattgaaaaagtcaacaaaagtcaacacccggacccgcttggtccaaCCCGAaatttagaccaaaacccgattacccatttacctCCGAGcctggttatgtgatttgttttggaatccgacctcaatttgaggtctaaatccccaatttaccaaatccctaatttctacccaaaaacccccaattccaccatgaaaactctagattttaggttgaaaacttgtGAAATGTAGTGAAGATTGAAAGGAAATAGGTTAGAATCGCTTACCAACGATTTGGGGAAGAAGGAGTCTtagaaaaatcgcctctaaggttctaggttttgaaaatttgaagaatggacCAAAAATGCCGTCTAAGTCatattttgttcagctgcagatgtcgcatttgcgaagcccgcAAATTCGAGAaatccatcgcatttgcgaagacacTCACACCTCTACAATCATCACATTTGTGAtaaagggttcgcaaatgcgaacactgacttgaccgcaaatgcgacccaataatcgcaaatgcgaagaatctcCCTACCCAGCtctcatcgcaaatgtgaagctttgttcgcaaatgcggacactGGCCTTTCACAAATGCGACctcatgatcgcaaatgcgaacctaggcTGACCCAGgcaaacttcgcaaatgcgaattctGATCTCGCAAGTGCGAGATCAGAGGCTAGTTCC
Proteins encoded in this window:
- the LOC107811628 gene encoding ABC transporter B family member 26, chloroplastic isoform X2, whose amino-acid sequence is MEFVRNVFPGGNWWRLDVDDVGVTAKPVTVVRALHRMWELIAQDGLLILAAFTALIITALSEISIPHFLTASIFSAQSSSITVFHRNVRILVVLCIISGICSGVRGCFFGLANMILVQRMREKLYSTLLLQDISFFDSETVGDLTSRLGADCQQVSRVIGNDLNLILRNVLQGTGALAYLLILSPPLGLCTLVICCALLTIMLLYGQYQKKAAKLIQEYTASANEVAQETLSLMRTVRVYGTEEQELGRYARWLGKLADISLRQSAAYGYWNFSFNTLYHSAQVIAVLVGGMSILAGHITAEQLTKFILYSEWLIYSTWWVGDNLSSLMQSIGASEKVFQLMDLRPSGQFVDKGAKLKGLAGRIEFENVSFYYASRVKMPVLQHINFVVHPGEVVALVGLSGSGKSTLVNLLLRLYEPISGQISIDGYPLRDLDIKWLRERIGYVGQEPRLFRMDISSNIRYGCSRDVNQQDVEWAAKEAAAHDFISSLPNGYHTVVDDDLLSGGQKQRIAIARAILRDPDILLLDEATSALDAESEHNVKGVLRSVRRELNSKRTVIVIAHRLSTIQAADRIVVMESGKVVEMGGHKELLLKDGLYARLTRRQADAVA
- the LOC107811628 gene encoding ABC transporter B family member 26, chloroplastic isoform X1, yielding MALFLSSVQFQPGVRIVYSVQKRQNPKNILHKRSQSKTRFSFSSNSINQRYRYISPLNSASINGYSVQEADSSEKLGVKWMEFVRNVFPGGNWWRLDVDDVGVTAKPVTVVRALHRMWELIAQDGLLILAAFTALIITALSEISIPHFLTASIFSAQSSSITVFHRNVRILVVLCIISGICSGVRGCFFGLANMILVQRMREKLYSTLLLQDISFFDSETVGDLTSRLGADCQQVSRVIGNDLNLILRNVLQGTGALAYLLILSPPLGLCTLVICCALLTIMLLYGQYQKKAAKLIQEYTASANEVAQETLSLMRTVRVYGTEEQELGRYARWLGKLADISLRQSAAYGYWNFSFNTLYHSAQVIAVLVGGMSILAGHITAEQLTKFILYSEWLIYSTWWVGDNLSSLMQSIGASEKVFQLMDLRPSGQFVDKGAKLKGLAGRIEFENVSFYYASRVKMPVLQHINFVVHPGEVVALVGLSGSGKSTLVNLLLRLYEPISGQISIDGYPLRDLDIKWLRERIGYVGQEPRLFRMDISSNIRYGCSRDVNQQDVEWAAKEAAAHDFISSLPNGYHTVVDDDLLSGGQKQRIAIARAILRDPDILLLDEATSALDAESEHNVKGVLRSVRRELNSKRTVIVIAHRLSTIQAADRIVVMESGKVVEMGGHKELLLKDGLYARLTRRQADAVA